The following proteins come from a genomic window of Trifolium pratense cultivar HEN17-A07 linkage group LG4, ARS_RC_1.1, whole genome shotgun sequence:
- the LOC123920738 gene encoding serine acetyltransferase 3, mitochondrial-like: MQEEAKIDVTVEPILSSYYHVSILSQKSLETAFANHLSVKLSSVSLPSTTLSDLFVGVFESDKEIMDAMKNDLIAVKERDPACISHVHCFLIVSSLLCATSCCKSCSILASSDCKRCSSSITNSMAPSA, encoded by the coding sequence ATGCAAGAAGAAGCTAAAATTGATGTCACTGTTGAACCAATATTGTCTAGTTACTATCATGTTTCAATCTTGTCACAAAAATCACTGGAAACTGCTTTTGCCAATCACCTTTCAGTCAAACTAAGCAGTGTAAGTCTTCCTAGTACAACACTTTCTGATCTTTTTGTTGGTGTTTTTGAATCTGATAAAGAAATTATGGATGCTATGAAAAATGATTTGATAGCAGTTAAAGAAAGAGATCCTGCTTGTATAAGTCATGTGCATTGTTTCTTGATTGTATCTTCATTGCTTTGTGCTACTTCTTGTTGTAAAAGTTGTAGCATTCTAGCTTCAAGTGATTGCAAGAGGTGTTCAAGCTCCATCACAAACTCTATGGCACCGTCGGCTTGA